In one Sulfuricella sp. genomic region, the following are encoded:
- the dusB gene encoding tRNA dihydrouridine synthase DusB yields MKIGPHQLRNNLIVAPMAGVTDRPFRQLCKLMGAGMAVSEMVTSNSLLYGSEKTRRRANHEGEVEPVSVQIAGADPAMLAEAARYNADQGAQIIDINMGCPAKKICNVMAGSALLQDEALVARILGSVVQAVNIPVTLKIRTGWNMDNRNAINIARIAEDSGIQALAIHGRTRACGYSGEAEYDTIAAVKTHIRIPVIANGDITTPEKARHVLEHTGADAIMIGRAAMGRPWIFREIEYFLQTGGHLPPPEVAEIHRVLTGHLHDLYQFYGDYTGLRMARKHISWYTRGLTGSAHFRHAMNQLQSVAEQLAAVEHFFTELSTHSTYLTYHGENLAAA; encoded by the coding sequence ATGAAAATCGGGCCGCACCAGCTCAGGAACAATCTTATTGTCGCCCCAATGGCAGGCGTGACGGACCGCCCTTTCCGCCAGCTGTGCAAGCTGATGGGTGCGGGCATGGCGGTATCCGAGATGGTGACCAGCAATTCCCTGCTTTATGGCAGCGAAAAAACCAGGCGGCGCGCGAATCATGAGGGCGAGGTCGAGCCGGTCTCGGTGCAGATCGCCGGAGCAGACCCGGCCATGCTGGCTGAAGCGGCAAGATATAACGCCGATCAGGGTGCCCAGATCATCGACATCAACATGGGCTGCCCGGCAAAAAAAATCTGCAATGTCATGGCTGGCTCGGCACTGTTGCAGGATGAAGCGCTGGTGGCGCGCATCCTCGGTAGCGTGGTGCAAGCGGTGAATATCCCGGTGACGCTGAAAATACGCACCGGCTGGAATATGGATAACCGCAATGCGATCAACATCGCCAGAATTGCCGAAGATTCAGGCATTCAGGCGCTGGCCATTCATGGCCGCACGCGCGCCTGCGGTTACAGTGGTGAAGCGGAATACGACACCATTGCCGCCGTCAAGACGCATATCCGTATCCCGGTGATCGCCAATGGCGACATCACAACGCCGGAAAAAGCCCGCCATGTCCTCGAACATACCGGTGCCGATGCCATTATGATCGGTCGCGCGGCGATGGGCAGGCCGTGGATTTTTCGCGAGATCGAGTATTTTTTGCAGACCGGCGGGCATCTCCCCCCGCCGGAGGTGGCTGAAATTCACCGTGTTCTGACCGGCCATCTGCATGACCTGTATCAGTTTTATGGCGATTACACCGGCCTGCGCATGGCGCGCAAGCATATTTCCTGGTACACCAGGGGCCTGACGGGTTCGGCGCATTTCCGGCATGCCATGAACCAGTTGCAGAGCGTGGCCGAACAGTTGGCCGCCGTGGAGCATTTCTTCACGGAACTGAGCACACATTCAACCTACCTGACCTACCACGGCGAAAATCTGGCTGCGGCCTGA
- a CDS encoding Fis family transcriptional regulator, giving the protein MINDNEIAICVRKAMTQYFADLDGETPCAVYEMVVGCVEKPLLEVILHQAEGNQTRAAEMLGINRNTLRKKMQLHGIK; this is encoded by the coding sequence ATGATTAACGATAATGAAATTGCAATCTGTGTTCGCAAAGCCATGACACAGTATTTTGCCGATCTCGATGGAGAAACTCCCTGTGCGGTCTATGAGATGGTGGTTGGGTGCGTCGAGAAGCCATTGCTGGAAGTGATTCTGCATCAGGCGGAAGGCAACCAGACGCGCGCAGCCGAAATGCTCGGCATCAACCGCAATACGCTACGCAAGAAAATGCAGCTGCATGGCATCAAATAA
- the purH gene encoding bifunctional phosphoribosylaminoimidazolecarboxamide formyltransferase/IMP cyclohydrolase has translation MTTIRRALISVSDKTGLVEFARTLQQFGVEILSTGGTASLLQQAGLPVIEVGDYTGFPEMLDGRVKTLHPKVHGGILGRRDLPAHVAAMEAAGIPPIDLVVVNLYPFASTIAKADCTLDDAIENIDIGGPTMVRAAAKNYAHVAVVTDPADYAAVVKEMTAAQGAIGQDVRFDLAKKAFSHTAEYDGMISNYLTALDGQGQRLLFPQKFNLQFSKAQDCRYGENPHQQGAFYKALSESGDASIASSRQLQGKELSYNNIADADAALECVKQFSEAPACVIVKHANPCGVAYGSSLLDAYERAYQTDPESAFGGIIAFNGELDAETARVIVERQFVEVIIAPSVSAAAVEVVAAKKNVRLLECGQWAAQPAKRLDYKRVTGGLLVQEADLLLHNELRVVSQRQPSPEEMADLLFAWQVAKYVKSNAIVYGKGKMTIGVGAGQMSRINSARIAAIKAEHAGLEVRGSVMASDAFFPFRDGIDQAAQVGIAAVIQPGGSMRDEEVIAAANEHGMAMVFTGMRHFRH, from the coding sequence ATGACAACGATCAGACGTGCCCTCATAAGTGTTTCGGATAAAACCGGGCTGGTGGAATTTGCCCGAACCCTGCAGCAATTCGGCGTGGAAATTCTTTCAACTGGCGGGACAGCCAGCCTGCTGCAGCAGGCTGGCCTCCCGGTGATTGAAGTCGGCGATTACACCGGCTTTCCGGAAATGCTCGATGGGCGGGTCAAGACCCTGCATCCCAAGGTGCATGGCGGCATTCTGGGGCGCCGCGACCTGCCCGCGCATGTCGCGGCAATGGAGGCCGCTGGCATCCCGCCGATCGATCTGGTGGTGGTCAATCTGTATCCTTTTGCTTCAACCATTGCAAAGGCGGATTGCACTCTCGATGATGCCATCGAGAATATTGATATCGGCGGCCCCACCATGGTACGCGCGGCAGCCAAGAACTATGCGCATGTCGCCGTGGTGACCGACCCCGCTGATTACGCCGCGGTGGTGAAGGAAATGACCGCCGCACAGGGCGCCATTGGTCAGGATGTACGCTTTGACCTGGCGAAGAAGGCCTTCTCCCATACCGCCGAATACGACGGCATGATCAGCAACTACCTCACCGCACTCGATGGCCAGGGGCAGCGCCTGTTGTTTCCGCAAAAATTCAACCTGCAATTCAGCAAGGCGCAGGACTGCCGCTATGGCGAAAATCCCCACCAGCAGGGCGCTTTTTATAAAGCCCTGAGCGAAAGCGGTGACGCCTCCATTGCCAGTTCGCGTCAGTTGCAGGGCAAGGAATTGTCCTACAACAATATCGCCGATGCGGACGCCGCGCTGGAATGCGTCAAGCAATTCAGCGAAGCGCCTGCCTGCGTGATCGTGAAGCACGCCAATCCGTGTGGCGTGGCTTATGGCAGCTCCCTGCTGGACGCCTATGAACGCGCCTACCAGACCGATCCGGAATCCGCCTTCGGCGGCATCATCGCCTTCAATGGCGAGCTCGATGCCGAAACCGCCCGCGTTATCGTCGAACGCCAGTTTGTTGAGGTCATCATCGCCCCCAGCGTGTCTGCCGCTGCGGTGGAAGTGGTCGCCGCCAAGAAAAACGTGCGCCTCCTCGAATGCGGTCAATGGGCGGCGCAACCGGCAAAACGCCTTGATTACAAGCGCGTCACCGGCGGTCTGCTGGTACAGGAAGCCGACCTCCTGCTGCACAATGAACTGCGTGTCGTCAGCCAGCGCCAGCCCAGTCCAGAGGAAATGGCGGATCTGCTTTTCGCCTGGCAAGTGGCCAAATACGTCAAATCCAATGCGATTGTGTATGGCAAGGGCAAAATGACCATAGGCGTTGGCGCCGGCCAGATGAGCCGCATCAATTCGGCACGCATCGCGGCCATCAAGGCTGAACATGCGGGTCTTGAAGTGCGCGGCTCGGTAATGGCATCCGATGCCTTTTTCCCCTTCCGCGATGGTATCGATCAGGCCGCCCAGGTGGGCATTGCAGCGGTAATCCAGCCCGGCGGGTCGATGCGCGACGAGGAAGTGATTGCGGCCGCCAACGAACATGGCATGGCGATGGTATTCACCGGCATGCGGCATTTCAGACATTAA
- the purD gene encoding phosphoribosylamine--glycine ligase, whose protein sequence is MKVLVIGGGGREHALAWKLAQSPRIHKVFVAPGNAGTALEPDLDNVAITAVADLVAFAQTEKIALTVVGPEAPLAEGVVDAFRAAGLKIFGPTKQAAQLESSKDYAKAFMARHGIPTAAYATFSDAAQAHAYLEQQGAPIVVKADGLAAGKGVVVATTLEEAHAAVDMMLEGNKLGSAGSRVVIEEFLVGEEASFIVMVDGEHVLALATSQDHKRLQDGDQGPNTGGMGAYSPAPVVTPEIHARVMREIILPTVSGMARDGIPYTGFLYAGLMINAQGQVKTLEFNCRMGDPETQPIMMRLKSDLVTLAEHAVNGTLDKAEAEWDRRVALGVVLAAAGYPDSPRKGDVITGLPAPEADAHVFHAGTALVDKNVVVSGGRVLCATALGDSVRMAQTRAYQVADQIHFDGCQMRRDIGYRAVDKKTR, encoded by the coding sequence ATGAAAGTTCTGGTCATAGGCGGCGGCGGGCGCGAGCATGCGCTGGCCTGGAAACTGGCGCAGTCGCCGCGTATTCACAAGGTATTCGTCGCCCCCGGCAATGCCGGTACAGCGCTGGAGCCGGATCTGGATAATGTTGCGATCACCGCCGTGGCGGATCTGGTGGCTTTCGCACAAACAGAAAAAATAGCGCTCACCGTGGTCGGGCCGGAAGCACCGCTGGCCGAAGGGGTCGTGGATGCTTTTCGCGCTGCTGGCCTGAAAATTTTTGGCCCGACAAAACAGGCCGCCCAGCTTGAAAGCTCGAAGGATTACGCCAAGGCCTTCATGGCGCGCCACGGCATTCCCACCGCGGCCTATGCCACCTTCAGCGATGCCGCACAGGCGCACGCCTACCTGGAGCAGCAGGGTGCGCCTATCGTGGTCAAGGCAGATGGACTGGCTGCGGGCAAGGGCGTGGTTGTCGCAACCACTCTCGAAGAAGCGCACGCGGCCGTCGACATGATGCTGGAAGGAAACAAACTCGGCTCGGCTGGTTCACGCGTGGTGATCGAAGAATTCCTCGTTGGCGAAGAGGCCAGCTTCATCGTCATGGTGGATGGCGAACATGTGCTGGCACTGGCTACCAGCCAGGACCACAAACGGCTGCAGGATGGCGATCAGGGCCCCAACACGGGTGGTATGGGCGCTTATTCTCCCGCCCCAGTAGTGACGCCGGAAATTCATGCCCGGGTGATGCGCGAGATCATTTTGCCCACCGTCAGCGGCATGGCCAGGGACGGTATTCCCTATACCGGCTTTCTGTATGCCGGTTTGATGATAAATGCACAGGGGCAGGTCAAGACCCTGGAATTCAACTGCCGCATGGGTGACCCGGAAACCCAGCCGATCATGATGCGACTCAAGAGCGATCTGGTGACGCTGGCGGAGCACGCCGTCAATGGCACGCTCGACAAGGCCGAAGCCGAATGGGACCGGCGCGTGGCGCTGGGCGTGGTGCTGGCTGCCGCAGGCTACCCTGACAGCCCACGCAAGGGCGATGTCATTACCGGATTGCCGGCGCCCGAAGCCGATGCGCATGTATTCCACGCGGGAACGGCTCTTGTGGACAAAAATGTGGTTGTCAGCGGCGGACGCGTGCTGTGTGCAACCGCGCTGGGTGACAGCGTACGCATGGCCCAGACACGCGCTTACCAGGTTGCCGATCAGATTCACTTCGACGGCTGCCAGATGCGCCGTGATATCGGTTACCGCGCCGTGGACAAGAAGACCCGCTGA
- a CDS encoding Sua5/YciO/YrdC/YwlC family protein produces MPSAATAVLTAARVRKLRAHLRQGGVIAYPTESCYGLGCDPRNRRAVMKILRLKGRPQRKGLILIGADFSQLQTYVAPLDDAQWQQIAPSWPGPVTWLLPAARRTPVWLRGGHRSIAVRVTAHSLAAHLCRVLGMALVSTSANRSGKRPARSYKECVRLFGDSVLTLPGRIGRRKRPSTIRDLLTGNAVRV; encoded by the coding sequence ATGCCTTCCGCTGCCACGGCGGTACTGACCGCCGCCCGTGTACGCAAACTTCGCGCCCACCTCAGGCAGGGCGGCGTGATCGCCTATCCCACCGAATCCTGTTATGGACTGGGTTGTGACCCGCGCAACCGGCGCGCGGTGATGAAGATTTTGCGCCTCAAGGGACGCCCCCAGCGCAAGGGACTGATTCTGATCGGCGCGGATTTCAGCCAGCTTCAAACTTATGTCGCCCCCCTTGATGACGCACAGTGGCAGCAAATTGCGCCCAGCTGGCCCGGCCCGGTGACGTGGCTGCTCCCGGCAGCCCGCCGCACACCCGTCTGGCTGCGCGGCGGGCACCGCAGCATCGCCGTGCGTGTCACCGCACATTCCCTGGCTGCTCACCTGTGCCGGGTGCTCGGCATGGCACTGGTTTCGACCAGCGCCAACCGCAGCGGCAAGCGCCCGGCACGCAGTTACAAGGAATGCGTGCGCCTGTTCGGCGACTCGGTTCTCACGCTCCCTGGCCGGATCGGCCGGCGCAAGCGCCCCTCCACCATCCGGGACTTGCTGACCGGGAATGCGGTCAGGGTATAA
- the phoB gene encoding phosphate regulon transcriptional regulator PhoB, giving the protein MAANILVVEDEPAIQELLSFNLQQAGHHTLNATSAEQAFGMLRETLPDLILLDWMLPGVSGIEFARRLKADTYTKTIPIIMLTARGEEQDKIAGFDTGADDYITKPFSPRELMARIKAVLRRRAPQMTDDPVETGGLRLDPTSHRVTAAGKPVELGPTEFRLLHFLMTHTERVHSRSQLLDQVWGNQVFVEDRTVDVHIRRLRRALEDTGHEHLIQTVRGSGYRFSEHE; this is encoded by the coding sequence ATGGCTGCAAACATTCTCGTGGTGGAAGACGAACCGGCAATTCAGGAACTACTCTCCTTCAACCTGCAACAGGCGGGACACCATACCCTCAATGCAACGAGTGCGGAACAGGCATTTGGCATGCTGCGCGAAACGCTACCCGACCTGATCCTGCTCGACTGGATGCTGCCCGGCGTCAGCGGAATCGAGTTTGCGCGCCGCCTCAAGGCGGATACCTATACCAAGACCATTCCCATTATCATGCTTACAGCACGGGGCGAGGAACAGGACAAGATCGCGGGTTTCGACACCGGCGCCGATGATTACATCACCAAGCCCTTTTCGCCGCGTGAGCTGATGGCGCGGATCAAGGCGGTGCTGCGCCGCCGGGCGCCGCAAATGACCGATGATCCGGTGGAAACCGGGGGGCTGCGCCTGGACCCCACCAGCCATCGCGTGACCGCGGCCGGCAAGCCGGTGGAACTGGGGCCCACCGAATTCCGCCTGCTGCACTTCCTCATGACCCACACCGAGCGCGTGCATTCACGCAGCCAGTTGCTGGATCAGGTATGGGGCAACCAGGTATTTGTGGAGGACCGCACTGTGGATGTGCATATCCGGCGTCTGCGGCGGGCTCTCGAAGACACCGGCCACGAGCATCTGATTCAGACCGTGCGTGGTTCGGGCTACCGTTTCTCGGAACATGAGTGA
- the phoR gene encoding phosphate regulon sensor histidine kinase PhoR: MSGLWGRLLWPPVAAALVALIMWPLFGLVSALLLFGGVISLLWLRNALGLGALIRWLQAPPGAEVPEASGVWDEVFSVLYQSGRMRSTHQHELSAVLERFQRAAEAMPDGIIMVNQVGQIEWCNPAAEKQFDISNQRDQGQRLGYLVRQTPFTEYLVANNYAEPLVMKSARNPDLTLSIQLIPFGDRQKLLLSRDVTQLERVETMRRDFIANVSHELRTPLTVVGGFLEGFAEAVQINMEQSRRHFQLMLDQTRRMQGLVDDLLTLSRLESNQEKITEEMVDIRNLIETLYKEAISLSAGHHRLNLEIDTEAKLTGNERELRSAFSNLVSNAVRYTPDGGEITLRWSMNSQEARFCVQDSGIGIEPQFISRLTERFYRVDRGRSRETGGTGLGLSIVKHILTRHQGHLEVESISGKGSTFCACFPAGRVVGQSEGVRGEG, encoded by the coding sequence ATGTCCGGCCTGTGGGGACGTCTGCTCTGGCCGCCTGTTGCCGCGGCGCTTGTGGCCTTGATCATGTGGCCACTATTCGGGCTGGTGAGCGCGCTGCTGCTGTTCGGCGGAGTCATCTCGCTGTTGTGGCTACGCAATGCCCTGGGCCTCGGCGCCCTGATTCGCTGGTTGCAGGCACCGCCGGGCGCGGAAGTGCCGGAAGCTTCCGGCGTGTGGGATGAGGTATTCAGCGTACTTTACCAGTCGGGCCGCATGCGTTCGACCCATCAGCATGAACTGAGTGCGGTTCTCGAACGCTTCCAGCGTGCGGCAGAAGCCATGCCGGATGGCATTATCATGGTCAATCAAGTGGGCCAGATCGAATGGTGCAACCCGGCTGCGGAAAAGCAGTTTGACATCAGCAACCAGCGCGACCAGGGCCAGCGTCTCGGCTATCTGGTTCGCCAGACACCGTTCACCGAATATCTGGTGGCGAATAATTATGCGGAACCCCTGGTGATGAAATCGGCGCGCAATCCCGATCTCACCCTCTCCATCCAGCTTATTCCCTTTGGCGACCGGCAAAAACTGCTGCTCAGCCGCGATGTGACCCAGCTGGAGCGAGTGGAAACCATGCGGCGTGACTTCATTGCCAATGTGTCGCATGAATTGCGTACGCCACTGACTGTGGTTGGCGGTTTTCTTGAAGGATTTGCCGAGGCCGTGCAGATCAACATGGAGCAGAGCCGCCGCCACTTTCAACTGATGCTGGACCAGACCCGCCGCATGCAGGGGCTGGTGGATGATCTGCTGACCTTGTCACGCCTCGAAAGCAATCAGGAAAAAATCACCGAGGAAATGGTCGATATCAGAAACCTGATCGAGACCTTGTACAAGGAGGCCATCTCCCTGAGTGCCGGGCATCACAGACTCAATCTGGAAATCGATACAGAAGCAAAACTGACCGGAAACGAGCGTGAACTGCGCAGTGCTTTCAGTAATCTTGTCAGCAATGCGGTGCGCTACACCCCGGATGGAGGGGAAATCACCCTGCGCTGGAGCATGAACAGCCAGGAAGCGCGATTCTGCGTGCAGGATAGCGGGATCGGCATCGAACCCCAATTTATCAGCCGCCTCACCGAGCGTTTTTACCGCGTGGATCGCGGGCGTTCACGGGAAACGGGGGGCACCGGCCTGGGGCTGTCGATCGTCAAACACATCCTGACTCGCCACCAGGGGCACCTGGAAGTCGAGAGCATATCCGGCAAGGGGAGCACTTTCTGCGCCTGTTTCCCGGCCGGTCGGGTTGTTGGTCAGTCGGAAGGGGTGAGGGGTGAGGGGTGA
- a CDS encoding FAD/FMN-binding oxidoreductase, which translates to MTARLREIPYNYTSFSDREIVIRFLGEDMWQVLEALRAKRKTGRSARMLFEVLGDLWVVNRNPYLQDDLLANKKRQTALVGALRHRLKAIEERRQDNVKVLQLLQAAHRAVNEFELGFERTRKLRKKVLARLLPHTRRDNIQFDGLARVSHVTDATDWRVEYPFVVINPDTEREIAPLVEACIACGLTLIPRGGGTGYTGGAIPLDPLTAVINTEKLDALGPVELAPLPGVADPVTTILCGAGVVTRRVMEAAEAAGQVFAVDPTSADASCIGGNVAMNAGGKKAVLWGTALDNLAWWRMVTPDANWLEVERLDHNLGKIHDAESVRFRISRFAPDGKTLLGEPEILCVSGQCFRKAGLGKDVTDKFLCGLPGIQKEGCDGIITSARFILHRMPAHTRTVCMEFFCQVRDAVPAIVEIKNYIDAHPKALLAGLEHLDERYLKAVGYATKANRAKRPKMVLLADIVSDDEAACGAAASEIVRLANGRNGEGFIAVSPAARKKFWLDRARTAAIAAHTNAFKINEDVVIPLPRMGDYCDGIERINIELSTHNKLQLAEALQHFLKGHLPLFQDEDTIADPELTEDRRLRALNMLEEVRKRWQEMLNNLDAPIEGFKFQPPETEYKHRTVFELLQDHTLRVSWKREIRRELQTIFTGREYQPVLEQCDIIHGQILKSRVFVALHMHAGDGNVHTNIPVNSDNYDMLKAANQAVARIMRLAQSLGGVISGEHGIGLTKMEFLEAATIEKFASYKQQVDPHGHFNRGKLLSGADLRNAYTPSFSLLETESLIMEQSAIGEIADSIKDCLRCGKCKPVCSTHVPRANLLYSPRNKILATSLLIEAFLYEEQTRRGISLQHFDEFNDVADHCTVCHKCLNPCPVDIDFGDVSIAMRNFLRMQHKKKFNPGTFASMLFLNATDPATIKAIRKVMIAWGYQAQRLGYAVGKHFGLIKSQTQHPPATLGKPPLTAQVIHFINKPMPGGLPKKTSRALLGLEDASMVPVIRNPARLSEDSDAVFYFPGCGSERLFSQVGLATQAMLFEIGAVTVLPPGYLCCGYPQTSSGNEEKGQEITTANRVLFHRVANTLNYLDIKTVIVSCGTCMDQLLKYQFGKIFPGCRLLDIHEYLMEKGVKLEGVAGQRYLYHDPCHTPMKTHSPIAVASKLMGSEVKLNDRCCGEAGTLAVARADISTQLRFRKEEELHKDVALLHAAAPDAKMKILTSCPSCLQGLTRYNDDTGIEADYIVVELARHLLGENWQADYIGKASTGGIERVLL; encoded by the coding sequence ATGACCGCCCGCCTGCGCGAAATCCCCTACAACTACACTTCTTTTTCCGACCGCGAAATCGTCATTCGCTTTCTCGGAGAAGACATGTGGCAGGTGCTGGAAGCCCTGCGCGCAAAACGCAAGACCGGCCGTTCGGCACGTATGCTGTTCGAAGTGCTGGGCGACCTGTGGGTGGTCAACCGCAACCCTTACCTGCAGGACGACCTGCTCGCCAACAAGAAGCGCCAGACAGCGCTGGTCGGCGCATTGCGCCACCGTCTGAAAGCCATTGAAGAACGCCGTCAGGACAACGTCAAGGTATTGCAGTTGCTGCAAGCGGCGCACCGCGCGGTCAACGAATTCGAGCTCGGCTTCGAGCGTACCCGCAAGCTGCGCAAGAAGGTGCTGGCCAGGCTCCTGCCCCACACCCGCCGCGACAACATCCAGTTCGATGGCCTGGCGCGCGTTTCTCACGTCACCGATGCCACCGACTGGCGCGTGGAATACCCCTTCGTGGTGATCAACCCCGATACCGAGCGCGAGATCGCGCCGCTGGTGGAGGCCTGCATTGCCTGCGGCCTGACCCTGATTCCGCGCGGCGGCGGCACCGGCTACACCGGCGGCGCCATTCCGCTCGACCCTCTGACTGCGGTGATCAACACCGAGAAACTGGACGCGCTGGGCCCGGTGGAGCTGGCCCCGCTGCCCGGCGTGGCCGATCCGGTCACCACCATCCTGTGCGGCGCCGGCGTGGTGACACGGCGCGTCATGGAAGCGGCGGAAGCGGCGGGGCAGGTATTCGCGGTGGACCCGACTTCGGCCGACGCCTCGTGCATCGGCGGCAACGTAGCCATGAACGCGGGCGGCAAGAAGGCCGTGCTGTGGGGCACGGCGCTCGACAACCTGGCCTGGTGGCGCATGGTGACGCCCGATGCCAACTGGCTGGAAGTGGAACGCCTCGACCATAACCTGGGCAAGATCCACGATGCCGAATCGGTCCGCTTCCGCATCAGCCGCTTCGCACCCGATGGCAAAACCCTGCTGGGTGAGCCGGAAATCCTTTGCGTCTCCGGGCAATGCTTCCGCAAGGCAGGGCTGGGCAAGGATGTCACCGACAAATTCCTGTGCGGCCTGCCGGGCATCCAGAAGGAAGGCTGCGACGGCATCATCACCTCGGCCAGATTCATCCTGCATCGCATGCCGGCACACACCCGCACCGTGTGCATGGAATTTTTCTGCCAGGTACGCGATGCGGTGCCCGCCATCGTGGAAATCAAGAATTACATCGACGCCCATCCCAAGGCCTTGCTGGCGGGGCTGGAGCACCTCGACGAACGCTACCTCAAGGCGGTCGGCTACGCCACCAAGGCAAACCGTGCCAAACGTCCCAAAATGGTGCTGCTGGCCGACATCGTCTCGGATGACGAGGCCGCCTGCGGCGCGGCCGCGTCGGAAATCGTCAGGCTGGCCAACGGCCGCAACGGCGAGGGCTTCATTGCCGTAAGCCCGGCCGCGCGCAAGAAATTCTGGCTCGACCGCGCCCGCACGGCCGCCATCGCTGCCCATACCAATGCCTTCAAGATCAACGAGGATGTGGTGATCCCCCTGCCGCGCATGGGCGATTACTGCGATGGCATCGAACGCATCAATATCGAGCTTTCCACCCACAACAAGCTGCAACTGGCCGAAGCGTTGCAACATTTTCTCAAGGGTCATCTGCCGCTGTTCCAGGACGAGGACACCATCGCCGATCCGGAACTGACCGAAGACCGGCGCTTGCGTGCACTCAACATGCTGGAGGAAGTGCGCAAACGCTGGCAGGAAATGCTGAACAATCTCGATGCGCCGATCGAGGGTTTCAAATTCCAGCCGCCGGAAACCGAATACAAGCATCGCACCGTGTTCGAACTGCTGCAGGACCATACCCTGCGCGTTTCCTGGAAGCGCGAGATCCGGCGTGAATTGCAGACCATTTTCACCGGGCGTGAATACCAGCCGGTTCTCGAACAGTGCGACATCATTCATGGCCAGATCCTGAAAAGCCGGGTGTTCGTGGCACTGCACATGCACGCCGGCGATGGCAACGTACACACCAACATTCCAGTCAACTCCGACAACTATGACATGCTCAAGGCCGCCAACCAGGCGGTGGCCCGCATCATGCGCCTGGCGCAATCACTGGGCGGCGTGATTTCTGGCGAACACGGCATCGGGCTGACAAAAATGGAATTTCTCGAAGCCGCGACGATCGAGAAATTCGCCAGTTACAAGCAACAGGTGGATCCGCACGGTCACTTCAACCGCGGCAAGCTTCTGTCCGGCGCCGACCTGCGCAATGCTTACACTCCCAGCTTCAGCCTGCTGGAGACCGAGTCGCTGATCATGGAACAGAGCGCCATCGGCGAAATTGCCGATTCGATCAAGGACTGCCTGCGCTGCGGCAAGTGCAAACCGGTTTGCAGCACCCACGTGCCACGTGCCAACCTCTTGTATAGCCCGCGCAACAAGATCCTCGCCACTTCGCTGCTGATCGAGGCTTTTCTCTATGAGGAACAGACCCGGCGGGGCATTTCACTACAGCATTTCGACGAATTCAACGATGTCGCCGACCACTGCACGGTCTGCCACAAGTGCCTCAATCCCTGTCCGGTGGACATCGACTTCGGCGATGTCTCCATCGCCATGCGTAACTTCCTGCGGATGCAGCACAAGAAAAAATTCAATCCTGGCACCTTTGCCTCGATGCTTTTCCTCAATGCCACGGATCCGGCCACCATCAAGGCCATTCGCAAAGTCATGATAGCCTGGGGCTACCAGGCGCAGCGTCTGGGTTATGCCGTGGGCAAACATTTTGGCCTGATCAAATCACAGACCCAGCATCCGCCAGCCACGCTCGGCAAGCCCCCCCTCACGGCCCAGGTCATCCACTTCATCAACAAGCCGATGCCGGGCGGGCTGCCCAAAAAAACCTCTCGCGCCCTGCTGGGGCTGGAAGACGCCAGCATGGTGCCAGTCATCCGCAATCCCGCCAGGCTGTCGGAGGATTCCGATGCCGTGTTCTACTTCCCCGGCTGCGGTTCGGAACGCCTGTTCAGCCAGGTAGGCCTCGCCACCCAGGCCATGTTGTTCGAGATCGGCGCCGTGACGGTTTTGCCGCCGGGCTACCTGTGCTGTGGTTATCCTCAGACCTCCTCCGGCAACGAGGAAAAAGGGCAGGAAATCACCACCGCCAACCGGGTGCTGTTCCATCGCGTCGCCAATACGCTGAACTACCTCGACATCAAGACCGTGATCGTCTCCTGCGGCACCTGCATGGATCAGCTGCTGAAATACCAGTTCGGCAAGATTTTCCCCGGCTGCCGCCTGCTGGACATCCACGAGTACCTGATGGAGAAAGGCGTCAAGCTGGAAGGCGTTGCAGGCCAGCGCTACCTCTACCATGACCCCTGCCATACGCCGATGAAAACCCACTCCCCGATTGCCGTGGCAAGCAAACTGATGGGCAGTGAGGTCAAATTGAATGATCGTTGTTGCGGCGAGGCCGGCACGCTGGCGGTGGCACGTGCCGACATCTCGACCCAGCTCCGCTTCCGCAAGGAAGAGGAGCTGCACAAGGATGTGGCGCTACTGCATGCGGCAGCGCCAGACGCAAAAATGAAAATACTGACATCCTGCCCGTCTTGCCTGCAAGGCCTGACCCGCTATAATGATGACACAGGCATCGAGGCCGACTATATCGTGGTGGAACTGGCTCGCCACCTGCTGGGCGAGAACTGGCAGGCTGATTACATCGGCAAGGCTTCAACAGGCGGGATAGAGCGGGTCTTGCTGTGA